One Nicotiana tabacum cultivar K326 chromosome 23, ASM71507v2, whole genome shotgun sequence genomic window, GCATCATATGGCTCAAAAACTTTCCTGGAACCAAACGAGTCAAATTATTAACTTGAGTTTGTATGTTCTTGATTCTGAGTAAAATTAGTTATTGGGAAATGCTAAAGGAAATTGGAAGTTATACTAGTACCATTTACTTGCGAAAAGGAAAGGTAGTAGTACCATTCCTTATGTATTTTTTGATTAATGTCTTTTAGGCCATTCTAAGAGTAGCATATTCTTTCAAAGTGATATGGTTGAGACTTTAGAGCAAAGTTTGTAGGAAAATTTATCCAGAGTCTTCTCTATCTTCTGCTGCTATGACAAGTTTCTGTCTCCCATTGCTAGTAATGTAcattgcttttttttctttttcttatggGTTCTGAATATGTACAAAGTTTGATTTCATGTTTGTGTATTAATCATGGGTTCAAGAGGGAAAAGCATTTGGATACAAGGTACTTCGAGTATCTTAGTTCAACAATTGGCTGACACTTAATGGTTGGACTGGTGATTTCTAGCCTTCTAACTGGTGGAGGTTATGCAATATGTATGATGTGGTGTCATGAGACTGTGAAGTGGCTACCATGGTTTCTGTTGCATATGGCATTCGGACTGTTTCTTCTCAGGGAAAGAACACACGCCATTTATTAAAACTATAAGGAAGTATGATACGGGTCAGCATGTCTTTATTGGTCATTAGCTTTAACTTTAGTTATAATGGAGGAGTTTAACTTTGGTGCACTGACGGTGTAAACATTATTTGCAATCTTATAAGGTAATAGTAAATCTCTACAATAAACATTAATTAGTAGCCTGATAAAATTGTAACTAACCTGCTAAGCTACagatggtaaaaaaaaaaaaaaaaatttacactgttagtgcatataacttaaatccaGAAAAGAATTAAATGAAACCTGCTTCAAATATGAGCATCTCATTATACAAGTTCCTTATAGAGGCTAGCACTTTTGTGACACCTCTCTCTCTCCATATAGAATTAACATACAGATAGATAGACTATACGAGTCCCATGGATGGCTAGCAATCCCATCCATAATCACCTCTAAGTAGGGAttatatccttcttattttgaccaacataccaaatgacccctattgcatgttgcAGCCGCAGCCTGGAAGCTTTTCCATAGGGTTTCCATGTAAGAGATGAATTTCCTCCTATTCTAACAACTTACTTCGACAAAACTAAAGGATTAATTTTCTCCATTGATGCCTAATTTGATTAAAGCATATTTAGCAGTAAATACACTAATGCATTCTTTTCTTGACGAAATACCCAAATGCATTAATTTTTATACTTCTTGCAACTATTTCTGTTAAATTGCTACAACTTTGTTACAAGGAAGAATGACAAAATGCCATATCCTTGTTGGCCAAAGGACAATGGTTTAAATCTCGGTTCTTTATCACCAATCAAAAAAATCTCAGTTCCTTATTGGGTACTGATTAACTGTCTTTCACCAAATTTTGATGTGATTCAGGTAATTCTCAGTTTAAGTTTCAATCGAAAGcaattattttttgttctttgcaGGTGTGGATCTTAGGTCATCTAAAGTCTGTGAACTGGGTTTATTGAATTATAAAGCAAAGCATGTTCTTTACCCTTCTGAAAGAAAGAAGTTTCGATGTCGTTATGATTACTATTGGGCTTCTGTATTTAAGGTAACTACCACTATTTGTTGTTCCTTGAGATATTATTTTCCAGTTATAGTTCTTTTGGTGTACATGTTGATAAATTCTTAGTATCTGATTATCCATTAATGCGGTTAAATTTCTTGAAATGGAACATTGTATACTTGTTGAATGAGTTGCATCTCCAtgataattttgtaataaaattcTGCTTTGACAAAAAAAGAGAAACTTCGTGTACGATTAACATGATATTATATATCTATTTCTTTTGGAAGGCTAATAATAAGTGGCTCTGTAACTTTTAGCTTTTAATAGAATTGGATTGTGTTTTTGTTACATGTAAGATTCTAATTTCACCCAATGTACCCCAACTTTCACTTTCTTTATATAAGTGGTGATGTTATTAGATTTCTTGACAATTataattttcttcctttttctggATAAGTATTTATCCATTTCTTCCCTTCTCTGTGCCGTTCTCTCTCTTTTATTGGCATTCCATTAGTCAGCAGGACTTGATGCATTTGAAGCTAAAATTACCTGACAAAAATGAGTTGGAAAATTTTCAGCTGGGAGCTATCCATGAATCTCTTGGTTCTGACCTTTGTATGATTCCTTGCCATGAGATGAAGGCATTTGTTACAAAGCCTTTCTAATTCATTCTTACATGTTAATTTTGGAGAATGAACCAAATATGGATTACTTGTCGAAGTTGCTGCatcttgttatttatttatttcacttttgtgGACCGTTTTGTTTTGTTCTAATTTTggtattcttcttcttttctcccccccccccccccccccccctggCAAGGAGCGATAGATACTTCCCTAGATATTGACTGTCCAGAATTGCTTGCTTATGCATTTCTGAAGAACAAAATACATTTTTACATGTTTATCCTGGAGAATGActtatacaacaacaataacaactatgcctcaatcGCAAACAAGttgggtcggctatatgaatccgcTCATGTTAATTTCATGCCAATGGAGAAtgacttatcaaaaaaaaaaagtttatacTGAACCGAATATGGACTACTTTTGAAAGTTGCTGCATCTTGTCATTTTTATTCACTTTTCTTGAATATTTCGTTTGTTTTAGTTTTGGGTTTCTTTGGTGTGTttgttgtggggggggggggtcaaaTTGATTGTGCAGAAACGGCTCAATTGCTTGCTTATGCATTTCTGAATAACAGGTTGAATACATGGATCATTCAGGTCAGGCACGACTTGCATTAGCAGAGGCACCTAATGAGGCCCTTCCATCTGATTGTAGACCAAACTTCTCTGCTGCATGGTTGACAAAGGATAAATTCAAGGTAGATACTGGACATAGATGCTCACTATTTGAGTAATAAGAGAAACAGACTTCTTAACATGAAATTTATCCCACTTAACCGTGATAACTTTTTTCTTATGCCTATTTACTCTGGGAGTGGTGGTCCTTACTCCTAAAGTTGATGACATGATTCCTTTCTCTATTAAATTTATATCTGGGGTGTTCCCTTCTGCAAGTGTATTCAACTCTGGCGGAATGATAACCTTAATTTTCACTTGTTACCTTTTAAATGAATTAAGTGTTGCATCCATGCATGCCCCCTATTTTCAGTTCTGAATATAGACCTGTCAAACAACTGGTTTTATAATATGTAAAGCAATGAATTCTAAAATTAGTGGCAGGAACTAGGAATTTTGAGCAGGGGTATTTATTTGAAAAGGAAAGCCATTAGTCAGCATGAACAATTTTTGTCTTTATTTCGATTTATATGTTTGTGCCAATTATTACATCAAAGAGTTTCTACTCAGTGATCTTAGATTGTTAGGAGGTTTTGTGTTCAGTTTGTTTATATATGCTTTCTTCTCACTGGGTAGATATCCGATGCATTATGTGAAGCATACAGTCCAATTAATGATCATTAGAAGAAGAATCACTTTGCTCCCGCTCGTTTTCCTTCAAAGCTTAGTATCTTCATGCTGTCATGCACTTCTTTTTTCAGGTAAACAAGACTTATGAGTGTTGGTACACATTGGGAATATCTAAAGTGCACATATATGAAGATGGCTTTTTTGATTGCCAAGCaaaagatccatcaactattgaGATGTTTATTCGCTATTTAATCTTGTGAGTATTATTACTTGAGCAAAATGTTCTTGTTCCTTCTTCTTTAATGTGTTCATGACGTGATTAAAATATTCACCCAAATGCTAATATAATCAAGTAATAGTTCTCAAAATTTCTGGAGTTTTGTCTGTTGCCTCCTGGATCTTCTTTCTTGATGTGGAATCTTCTTATTGTTATAATATAACTTGACATCGTTTGCTAATCTGCTTTTACGTTGTTCGCGCCACCCATACTGCTCCTTTTGAGGATCAAAACCTAATAATATCAAGCTAATTGGTTGAGTCTCTCCGATCTGCCCATCTTTCTAATGTAAATTGTGAGGTTTCCCGCTTGGTCTGCTAATAAGTGGTAAATATAATGCATATCCTGCTTCCCAGATATGATGTTATCTTCATAATTGCTTTCTGTCATTACTTATGCTGCATCGTTAGGTACTGGATACTCCCTCCTACTGCGCTCTAGTCTCTCCGGTCAGTAAAAGAAGTTTGGAAAATGTCAGCATGTGCCATTTCCTGAATCTTAGTCATGCTTCCTAACATTGTATACCTTTGTGTTTATTATACACAGTTCTTTTGGTATATAGGACTGGACATGATAGGATTTCCAATGTTAATGCCATTCAATCCTGTTCAATGTTTGTGTGTAACGTCTTCAAGATTTTTTAATATGGTCGGCTTATTGAACTATTTTCAAtgcaaaaattaggaaaaaatagtTTCAATCATTGAACTTATCAAGCAAAGTCATACGAACATTCAACATTCATCAAATTTGCCTAATTTGAAATTATACTGCGGTAACAAGATTAAAAAAGGAACTGGAATATGAACTTTAACAGGGGAAAAAAGGAAGGGAATGAGCAGAGGGACAAGGAGAGATCTGGATTGTAGATCAACAGAAAGGGAAATGGTCAACGAACCAATTGAACCATAAGTAGGTGGTGATCACGTGGTTTTGCAGCTCAATTGGAGgtggagaaagggaaaaagatgAAATTGTAGCGCAACAAGAAGGAAAAGGGAACAGTGGGATCACAGTGAGAAGGGCATCGGGTTTGTCTGAGAAAAATGGACTTTGATCCGTCTACCAAACGGCCCTTTACGGAATCTCATCCATCATCAAGCACCTCCCCAAGCACCAAGTTATAAAATAGTCTTGCTTGCTACTTCAATTCTGTTGCCTTATTATTTATGCACTGTTCTTTTATTATCCGTTGTTTCAGCTTTGAAACTTGGGGATAATGGGCCCGTCCTTCTAACTTCTCTACTTAGATACTGAACTTGCTGCAATAGCTCGGTGTCGAACTCTTTGCATTTCCTGGATGAAATGGTTTCCTCGAACTCCTTTTTGAGATTAAACTTACCTTAGTTTGGGATTGAGGCACGGAACTGGTTTAGAGGTGACATTCTCTACACTGGTAATTTGAACTGAACATGAATAAGCTCAAAGTATGGAGTTAGCTTAGAAACAGTAACTCTGCATCTGACTTACCTGAAACTGGAATTTGATATATTAGCTTAGAAATTGGTCTCTGTTAGCTTGCTAAAGCTAACTATGCATCTGACATTACTTTAAATTGGTCAGGACTGAAATATTAGCTTATATATTCTAGTAGCCAGCCAAGAATAAATACGATTCCTTGAGTCCTGGTTGTCAGTTTGCTAGGAGTTACGGTTTCCATGTTTCTTTCTACACCCTATAGGTTTGTGAAAAATTAAGATCAAACAGTATGAAGGTCATACTCACTAGCATTAATAGTTTTGATTTTCTATTGCTAGCCTTATTCATTTGTCTTAATTGGATATTATTGTGGCAGGTTCATGAGGATATTAAAGTCTTGGTATGTTAGCGGGACTTCAGCCTGGCACTGGAGATGGGAAGCTGTAGCTGGAGTTATTGCTGGTTTCTGTACTTCCATGATATCAATAGTTTTTTTCACACTCTTACAAAGGTTGATTTCTCGCATCTATCAACTTTCTGTGACAAGAAGGCTTACTCTGTCTCTCAATAAAGTCCGGTTAAAGAGAGTTTGTTTCCTGCTAGCTTATGTGTCATTTACTAGTTGGTTGGCCGTTCAATATTTCAGAAGGATCGGCCTCCCT contains:
- the LOC107765356 gene encoding uncharacterized protein LOC107765356 isoform X2, which encodes MDLAENQEEIEGKRKEEIREPTRLRRLLGILFFFFAFFSLSFSLLYLAVFLGNLSISSPISLPSQCKIVSSSVDLRSSKVCELGLLNYKAKHVLYPSERKKFRCRYDYYWASVFKVEYMDHSGQARLALAEAPNEALPSDCRPNFSAAWLTKDKFKVNKTYECWYTLGISKVHIYEDGFFDCQAKDPSTIEMFIRYLILGKKEGNEQRDKERSGL
- the LOC107765356 gene encoding uncharacterized protein LOC107765356 isoform X1, coding for MDLAENQEEIEGKRKEEIREPTRLRRLLGILFFFFAFFSLSFSLLYLAVFLGNLSISSPISLPSQCKIVSSSVDLRSSKVCELGLLNYKAKHVLYPSERKKFRCRYDYYWASVFKVEYMDHSGQARLALAEAPNEALPSDCRPNFSAAWLTKDKFKVNKTYECWYTLGISKVHIYEDGFFDCQAKDPSTIEMFIRYLILFMRILKSWYVSGTSAWHWRWEAVAGVIAGFCTSMISIVFFTLLQRLISRIYQLSVTRRLTLSLNKVRLKRVCFLLAYVSFTSWLAVQYFRRIGLPEIAVHYM